From a region of the Dictyostelium discoideum AX4 chromosome 2 chromosome, whole genome shotgun sequence genome:
- a CDS encoding hypothetical protein (Similar to Dictyostelium discoideum (Slime mold). CIGB protein) — translation MELLTTGLNEISRDSVYQPIINILNKISSDRNNYKSFKINYSKEIRELLDIIKPAQKLITESTQVRIDFIQTKKIDHEIFKPIIINIERVNEINSIIKDNEENGSGKNEQLPTTTTSLMDYSKTTKSQSSTLSSTTTTTTTTTTTTNLIVELKKLLIKYSELHQMYINQLFEKANKRVTILFDECPLFINDSLIFREMDSLTMVYDIISYDSQEHCFTKKSERGTCSGVIMNNVYFKTDNGCGLLRPAKENAVFEFYKDLYPESSKGSSFVSPTSFMIITEIPILPSSPIECSKRKELIEFKSLYKTNHARSVYLRNLEFERDILNSRVRTNVSTQASLLVKGEPLDKLIEKNRDRMERFEDSLDNESFGAHILSSLLLNTTDYKPDNIFIESTTNKIIGIDNDECMEFYEIQQGADGKQYVHFKNILFLLKKKMSTKVNQKIREQYLKHQPNTFILSWLLKILEKDKNYKNLVDLAFPDDQSLRNQTNSSLKLPFTFKKGWINSMLSRFKLIKSLLKINNYKNGGEIGGGGGGVGVSSGSGSFYGIVSYQDLFKEVLPLAYIYYQRLESESIGDPINQIKIVYEREFSFGDLLFKHDIEAEPNKHKTMKFVESKEISIIETIKELILNSGENDFESPSDFIKWLEQILMFKNSIDISSSSSSSGIGEIKLHESFYKSTKSIIANLFKGEADFKLINDFINFTNFNIKELSEPTVFSSSKNDDGANEIQQPLLHSTIYSKNLKLFDQIKFIINNLNVNIDLVNEKGLTALDLSAELNNFKLFILLIELGGGKVFNSSIISKFYNSLKAKEKLEFKPYLQVLFHTNPNAAWCISLNCLLPEYSGSQLALNKHIKTISTVVKGRRKISEEHFYSLFDRYGEPLKTNQYGSSAVPSIKDEYGNCIYIKFNPQFPGTDIAVTKLSEYLFGHCSPCCELGSIEELPVLLVQEVYGEPLINVLEKTPEIIDKLDPLNISKQLIMGILTNNADGNLGNFIITSTPKKPISKSTNNLEESCENKFKIYSIDNEQCFMPSTSKQTESDTSLLNKFKLQVETAILLFNQMNDNVHQEVIKRIKSLDINEFCEKWLHFLEKQNSLSLVHFKELGQQLKNQKKTIVGVNFINEMMKTFYTKLARLQHHLTIAEENITHLQLLEKLEPMIAERIKPILISSANESIIKRYWKLKNGCTQTIIVRNSSYNLELTRSNNPSAFLAQPIDKLNPQDIENQLWEGHYDPEKALREFKEMKIEFSKISQIFNNINDGVIDSISDLDLTEFLKKTSFDNLTKVQSNKIFETLKSRSINIIHIKNCEYLKLRIFKHFNLEKLTEIDLSGCTKLKCIRNGLNTTLTLASLKILIVRNCIKLMDLKLKADNLETLIASDCFKLKEFEVNSPNLKILNLNSSINNPLIFNCLNKYKKLTFLDISKSKGIPVIEFDFQELKFLDAKSIAGCNKVILDLPKIELIIFEGCKDLREIKSKSNHHLTWKALKSNSNKLIFNEKQINLNLIGPDLKELPIGCESEIELIDPNHFQLYYGDVDEMKNNQEKNYYKIKSLVIGNIPKTVKSLILHDSFCHLLSPGIIPDSVKTLNLYDIKAPLDVGSIPSSVKSLILNKGFGRILTEGIIPNGVENLDIYDIKLQLEIKSIPSSVISLKFHDGFNHDLKPGIIPNGVRNLQIQNLKKPLVIGSIPQSVNRLTINQSIQFKLIPDIIPSNVNFLYLYDVKEELQIGSIPSNVKSLALNYKFNSPLLPKIIPDGVETLDLYNVLQPLQRGSIPSSVDTLTIHDGFNQILRRSIIPNSVKTLHLHDIKQNLQIGSIPSSVKKLILHDKFNQNLSVGIIPEGVEYLSLHNIIQNLEIGSIPKSMLQITFEKSFDKSVPPFVIPSGTKLLYANKN, via the exons atg gAATTATTAACAACtggtttaaatgaaatttcaaggGATTCAGTATAtcaaccaataataaatatattgaatAAAATTAGTAGTGATAGGAACAATTATAAatcattcaaaataaattattccaAAGAAATTAGAGAGTTATTAGATATAATTAAACCAgcacaaaaattaattacagAATCAACTCAAGTAAGAATAGATTTTATTCAGACAAAAAAGATTGACcatgaaatatttaaaccaataatcattaatattgaaagggttaatgaaattaattctattataaaagataatgaagaaaatggtagtggtaaaaatgaacaattaccaacaacaacaacatctcTAATGGATTATTCTAAAACAACTAAATCTCAATCATCAacattatcatcaacaacaacaacaacaacaacaacaacaacaacaacaaatttaatagtagaattaaaaaaactattaataaaatattcagAACTTCATCAGATGTATATTAATCAACTTTTTGAAAAAGCAAACAAACGTGTAACcattttatttgatgaatgtccattatttataaatgataGTTTAATATTTAGAGAAATGGATTCATTAACAATGGTATACGATATTATATCATATGATAGTCAAGAACATTGTTTCACAAAGAAATCTGAAAGAGGGACTTGCTCTGGtgtaataatgaataatGTATACTTTAAAACTGATAATGGCTGTGGATTACTTAGACCTGCAAAAGAGAATGCTGTATTTGAATTCTATAAAGATCTTTACCCTGAATCTTCAAAAGGTTCATCATTTGTTTCGCCAACTAGCTTTATGATTATTACTGAAATTCCAATTTTACCGTCATCTCCAATTGAATGttcaaaaagaaaagaattgattgaatttaaaagtttatatAAAACAAATCATGCTAGATCAGTATACCTTAGAAATCTTGAGTTTGAACGTGATATTCTAAATTCAAGAGTTAGAACTAATGTATCGACCCAGGCTTCACTTTTAGTAAAGGGTGAACCACTTGATAAactaattgaaaaaaatcgTGATAGAATGGAACGATTTGAAGATTCATTAGATAATGAAAGTTTTGGTGCTCATATTTTATCAAGTTTATTATTGAATACAACAGATTATAAACCagataatattttcattgaaagtactacaaataaaatcattggtattgataatgatgaatgtATGGAATTTTATGAAATTCAACAAGGTGCAGATGGAAAACAATATGTCcatttcaaaaatatattatttttacttaaGAAAAAAATGTCAACCAAAGTGAACCAAAAAATTCGGGAACAATATTTGAAGCATCAACCaaatacttttattttatcttggttattaaaaatacttGAAAAAGATAAGAATTATAAGAATTTAGTTGATTTAGCTTTTCCTGATGATCAATCACTACGTAATCAAACTAACAGTagtttaaaattaccttttacatttaaaaaaggttGGATAAATTCAATGTTATCaagatttaaattgattaaaagtttattaaaaataaataattataaaaatggtGGGGAAATTGGTGGTGGCGgcggtggtgttggtgttagtagtggtagtggaaGTTTTTATGGAATAGTTAGTTAtcaagatttatttaaagaggTTTTGCCACTTGCATATATTTACTATCAACGATTGGAATCTGAAAGTATTGGAGACCcaattaatcaaattaaaatagtaTATGAAAGAGAATTTTCATTTGGAGATTTACTTTTTAAACATGATATTGAAGCAGAGCCAAATAAACATAAAACAATGAAATTTGTTGAAAGTAAAGAAATATCAATTATTGAAactattaaagaattaatattaaattcaggagaaaatgattttgaatcaCCAtctgattttataaaatggtTAGAACAAATTCTtatgtttaaaaattctattgatattagtagtagtagtagtagtagtggtattGGTGAAATTAAACTTCATGAATCATTttataaatcaacaaaatcaataattgcAAATCTTTTTAAAGGTGAAgcagattttaaattaattaatgattttattaattttacaaattttaatattaaagaattatcagAACCAACagtattttcatcatcaaaaaatgatgatgggGCTAATGAAATACAACAACCTTTACTTCATTCAacaatttattcaaaaaatttaaaattatttgatcaaatcaaatttattattaataatttaaatgttaatattgatttagtTAATGAAAAAGGTTTAACAGCATTAGATTTATCAgcagaattaaataattttaaactttttattttattaattgaattgggTGGTGGTAAAGTTTTCAATTCATCAATTATtagtaaattttataattcattaaaagcaaaagaaaaattagagTTTAAACCATATTTACAAGTTTTATTTCATACCAATCCAAATGCAGCATGGtgtatttctttaaattgtttattacCAGAATATAGCGGATCACAATTGGCTTTAAATAAACATATCAAAACCATTTCAACCGTTGTAAAAGGTAGAAGAAAAATTTCAGAAGAACATTTTTATTCATTGTTTGATAGATATGGAGAaccattaaaaacaaatcagTATGGTTCTAGTGCTGTACCttcaattaaagatgaaTATGGTAATTGTATttacattaaatttaatccaCAATTTCCAGGCACAGATATTGCAGTTACAAAATTATCAGAGTATTTATTTGGTCACTGTTCACCATGTTGTGAATTAGGTTCAATAGAAGAACTACCAGTTTTATTGGTTCAAGAGGTATATGGTGAACCATTAATTAATGTTTTAGAGAAAACACCGGAAATTATAGATAAACTTGATccattaaatatttcaaaacaattaataatgggaattttaacaaataatgCAGATGGTAATTTAggtaattttataattacttCAACACctaaaaaaccaatttctaaatcaacaaataatcTTGAAGAATCatgtgaaaataaatttaaaatttattcaattgataatgaacAATGTTTTATGCCATCAACTTCAAAACAAACAGAATCAGATACTtcacttttaaataaatttaaattacaagTAGAGACagcaattttattattcaacCAAATGAATGACAATGTTCATCAAGAAGTAATTAAACGtataaaatcattagatattaatgaattttgCGAAAAATGGTTACATTTTTTAGAGAAAcaaaattcattatcattggttcattttaaagaattgggacaacaattaaaaaatcaaaagaaaacTATTGTCGgagtaaattttattaatgaaatgATGAAAACTTTTTATACAAAATTAGCAAGACTTCAACATCATTTAACAATTGCAGAAGAAAATATTACtcatttacaattattagaaaaattaGAACCAATGATTGCAGAAAgaattaaaccaattttaattagCTCAGCcaatgaatcaattattaaaagatattggaaattaaaaaatggttgTACACAAACTATTATTGTTAGAAATTCAAGTTATAATTTAGAACTTACTAGATCAAATAATCCTTCAGCATTTTTAGCACAACCAATTGATAAACTTAACCCAcaagatattgaaaatcaaCTTTGGGAAGGCCATTATGATCCTGAAAAAGCATTGagagaatttaaagaaatgaaaatagaattttcaaaaattagtcaaatttttaataatattaatgatggTGTCATTGATAGCATTTCTGATTTAGATTTAacagaatttttaaaaaaaacaagttttgataatttaacaaaagtccaaagtaataaaatatttgaaactttaaaatcAAGATCAATCAATATCATTCATATTAAGAATtgtgaatatttaaaattaagaatttttaaacattttaatttagagaaattaacagaaattgatttatctgGTTGCACAAAATTGAAATGTATTAGAAATGGTTTAAATACAACTTTAACATTGGCATctctaaaaatattaatagttagaaattgtataaaattaatggatttaaaattaaaagcaGATAATTTAGAAACTTTAATAGCATCagattgttttaaattaaaagaatttgaagttaattcaccaaatttaaaaattttaaatttaaattcatcaattaataatcctttaattttcaattgtttaaacaaatataagaaattaacatttttagatatttcaaaatcaaaggGAATACCAgtgattgaatttgattttcaagaattaaaatttttagatgCAAAATCAATTGCAGGTTGTAATAAAgtaattttagatttaccaaaaattgaattaataatttttgaaggTTGTAAAGATTTGAGAGAAATTAAgtcaaaatcaaatcatcATTTAACATGGAAGgctttaaaatcaaattcaaataaattaatctttaatgaaaaacaaattaatttaaatttaattggtcCAGATTTAAAAGAGTTACCAATTGGTTGTGAAAGTGAAATCGAATTAATTGATccaaatcattttcaattatattatggtgatgttgatgaaatgaaaaataatcaggaaaagaattattataaaattaaaagtttagtAATTGGAAATATACCAAAAACTGTCAAATCTTTAATATTGCATGATTCATTTTGTCATTTATTATCACCTGGAATAATACCTGATAGtgtaaaaactttaaatctTTATGATATTAAAGCTCCATTAGATGTTGGTTCAATACCATCATCAGTAAAGagtttaatattaaataaagggTTTGGTCGTATACTAACAGAGGGTATCATACCAAATGGTGTTGAAAATTTAGATATATATGATATTAAACTTCAATTAGAGATTAAATCAATACCGTCATCAGtaatatcattaaaatttcatgATGGGTTTAATCATGATTTAAAACCTGGTATCATTCCAAATGGTGTTAgaaatttacaaattcaaaatttaaaaaaaccattGGTTATTGGCTCTATTCCTCAGTCTGTTAATAGGTTAACaattaatcaatcaatacaatttaaattaatacctGATATTATACCATCAAATGTTAactttctttatttatatgaTGTTAAAGAAGAATTAcaaattggttcaattcctTCAAATGTAAAATCTTTAgcattaaattataaatttaattccccattattaccaaaaataATTCCAGATGGTGTGGAAACCTTAGATCTATATAATGTATTACAACCTTTACAGCGCGGTTCAATACCATCATCAGTTGATACATTAACTATTCATGATGGATTCAATCAGATTTTAAGGAGATCAATCATTCCAAATAGCGTTAAAACTCTTCATCTACATGacataaaacaaaatttacaaattggtTCAATACCATCTTCagtaaaaaaattgatactTCATGATAAATTCAATCAGAATTTATCTGTTGGTATTATTCCAGAAGGTGTTGAATATTTATCTTTACATAATATCATacaaaatttagaaattggTTCAATACCAAAATCTATGTTACAAATTACATTTGAAAAAAGTTTTGATAAATCAGTACCTCCTTTTGTAATTCCTAGTGGCACTAAACTTTTATatgcaaataaaaattaa